Proteins encoded within one genomic window of Brassica rapa cultivar Chiifu-401-42 chromosome A09, CAAS_Brap_v3.01, whole genome shotgun sequence:
- the LOC103839811 gene encoding cardiolipin synthase (CMP-forming), mitochondrial encodes MAFYRSLRKLAETNPLKKSRPFFTAAAASGGTVSPIAPSFSPLIPQFTNRLSPLSKWFVPLHGPLFLSSPPWKLLQSATPLHWRGNGAVLRKVEALSVRLDRIRRRTRLGLQHVDDDLGKEEGGGIMESFVNVPNMISMARLASGPVLWWMILNEMYTPAFLGLAVSGASDWLDGFMARRMKIDSVVGSYLDPLADKVLIGCVALAMVQKDLLHPGLVGIVVFRDVALVGGAVYLRALNLDWKWKKWSDFFNLDGASPQKVNPLFISKVNTVFQLALVAGALLQPEFGNPDTQTWITYLSWLVASTTMASTAAYGAQYMKNKPISMIKRS; translated from the exons ATGGCGTTCTACAGATCTCTAAGAAAGCTAGCTGAAACCAATCCCCTTAAAAAGTCCAGACCATTCTTCACCGCCGCCGCAGCTTCCGGCGGCACCGTGTCCCCGATCGCACCGTCGTTTTCGCCGCTGATCCCACAGTTCACGAACCGATTGTCTCCGCTTTCGAAATGGTTCGTCCCTCTCCACGGACCTCTGTTCCTGTCTTCTCCTCCTTGGAAACTGCTCCAGTCCGCGACGCCTCTGCACTGGCGAGGAAACGGCGCCGTTTTGAGGAAGGTGGAGGCTCTGAGTGTTAGGTTGGATCGGATTAGGAGAAGAACGAGGTTAGGGTTACAACACGTGGATGATGATTTGGGCAAGGAGGAAGGTGGAGGGATAATGGAGAGTTTTGTGAATGTGCCGAATATGATATCTATGGCTCGATTAGCATCTGGTCCTGTGCTTTGGTG GATGATCTTGAATGAGATGTATACTCCTGCTTTCCTAGGGTTGGCTGTTTCTGGAGCTAGTGATTGG TTAGATGGTTTCATGGCTAGGAGAATGAAGATTGATTCTGTGGTTGGCTCTTACCTTGATCCTCTTGCTGACAAG GTTCTTATTGGGTGTGTTGCATTAGCAATGGTGCAGAAGGATCTTCTTCATC CTGGGCTGGTTGGAATTGTGGTGTTCCGGGATGTTGCACTGGTCGGCGGAGCGGTATATCTAAGGGCATTAAACTTAGACTGGAAG TGGAAAAAATGGAGTGATTTCTTCAACCTCGATGGTGCAAGCCCTCAGAAAGTAAATCCATTATTCATAAGCAAG GTGAATACAGTTTTCCAATTGGCTCTAGTCGCTGGTGCACTCCTTCAACCTGAATTTGGGAATCCAGATACACAGACATGGATCACTTATCTAAG CTGGTTAGTTGCTTCGACGACTATGGCTTCAACAGCAGCTTATGGAGCGCAGTACATGAAGAACAAACCTATCTCCATGATTAAGAGATCATAG
- the LOC103839809 gene encoding derlin-2.2, giving the protein MAQGVEEWYKQMPIITRSYLTAAVVTTVGCSLDIISPYSLYLNPTLVVKQHQYWRLVTNFLYFRKMDLDFMFHMFFLARYCKLLEENSFRGKTADFLYMLLFGATVLTGIVLLGGMIPYLSASFAKIIFLSNSLTFMMVYVWSKQNPYIHMSFLGLFTFTAAYLPWVLLGFSVLVGASPWVDLLGMIAGHAYYFLSEVYPRMTNRRPLKTPAFLKALFADEPVVVARPENVRFAAAPFDEIHQD; this is encoded by the exons ATGGCGCAGGGTGTAGAAGAATGGTATAAACAGATGCCGATCATCACTCGCTCTTATCTCACGGCGGCCGTTGTCACCACCGTCGGATGTTCACTCGAT ATTATATCGCCGTATAGTCTCTACTTGAATCCCACGCTTGTGGTGAAGCAACACCAGTACTGGCGTCTCGTTACCAACTTCTTGTATTTCCGCAAGATGG atTTGGACTTCATGTTCCATATGTTCTTTCTCGCGCGATACTGCAAACTCCTTGAAGAAAACTCATTCAGGGGAAAGACTGCTGATTTCCTTTACATGCTCCTCTTCGGAGCAACCGTTCTAACTGGTATTGTTCTCCTCGGCGGAATGATACCCTACTTATCCGCATCGTTTGCTAAAATCATCTTCCTCAGCAACTCATTAACTTTCATGATG GTGTATGTGTGGAGCAAACAAAATCCTTATATTCACATGAGTTTCCTGGGTCTGTTCACCTTCACAGCTGCTTACCTACCATGG GTACTTCTTGGGTTCTCTGTCCTTGTTGGTGCCAGTCCTTGGGTGGATCTTCTG GGTATGATAGCTGGTCATGCTTACTACTTTCTCTCTGAGGTGTATCCGAGAATGACTAATCGTCGTCCTTTAAAGACTCCAGCGTTCCTCAAAGCACTATTTGCAGATGAACCAGTCGTGGTGGCACGGCCAGAAAACGTCAGGTTTGCTGCTGCACCTTTCGATGAAATCCACCAAGACTGA
- the LOC103839808 gene encoding K(+) efflux antiporter 3, chloroplastic, which translates to MAISTMLGSISCCPSPKGYEVAKQHSGRLKQCVFTVSACVPVYCEGVLRNKWHSFGGRGLVERRVFLDTSRRLYFRGRWSESSGRRVETYAGVDVASAVDVINDLGFDTLTFLMVTVIIVPAFRVLKASPILGFFFAGVVLNQFGFIRNLTDVKVLSEWGILFLLFEMGLELSLARLKALAKFAFGMGLAQVLLCTLAFTAFELPPNGAIGTRILEFLFHSRPDLVNIRSIDEAIVIGAALSLSSSAFVLQLLAEKGELPTRFGSATLGILLLQDIAVVPLLVVLPVLESQNLVGESILPMLAKESAKALGGLGILSLGGKFLLRRIFEVVAETRSSEAFVALCLLTVAGTSLLTQKLGFSDTLGAFLAGALLAETNFRTQIEADIRPFRGLLLGLFFVTTGTSIDMEVLFREWPNVLTLLAGLIVIKTLIITALGPRVGLTLQESVRIGFLLSQGGEFAFVVFSLANRLGVLPLELNKLLIIVVVLSMALTPTLNQLGRKAADFIDEKIGNEENEDEEVNFDVSESIVIIGFGQMGQVLANFLSTPLVSGVDSDLVGWPYIGFDLNPAVVKESRKQGFPILYGDGSRPSVLQSAGVSSPKAIMIMYKGKKRTTEAVERLRLAFPATKIYSRAQDLPHLLELKKAGATDAILENAETSLQLGSKMLRGFGVMSDDVSFLSRVFRDSMEIQAQDEITAAETNAAAAASQVPPLMKPMRMKASDTADLQLVKPEQVKASDSKVDSAEVLQETDDGLNQPETDNGFVGKADKAPE; encoded by the exons ATGGCTATTAGTACTATGCTGGGGTCCATCTCTTGTTGCCCCTCTCCCAAg ggGTATGAGGTAGCTAAACAACACAGTGGGCGACTGAAGCAATGTGTTTTCACGGTGAGTGCGTGTGTGCCTGTGTATTGTGAAGGTGTATTAAGGAACAAGTGGCATTCTTTTGGTGGTAGAGGTTTAGTTGAAAGAAGGGTTTTTCTGGATACTTCTAGAAGGTTGTATTTCCGAGGTAGATGGTCTGAGTCCTCAGGGAGGAGAGTGGAGACTTATGCAGGAGTAGATGTAGCAAGTGCGGTTGATGTCATCAACGATCTTGGATTCGATACTTTGACGTTCTTGATGGTCACTGTTATCATTGTCCCTGCCTTCAGAGTCCTCAAAGCCAGTCCG attCTTGGTTTCTTCTTTGCTGGTGTTGTGCTCAATCAATTTGGTTTTATTAGAAATCTCACAGATGTTAAAGTTCTTTCGGAATGGGGGATTCTTTTCCTG CTCTTTGAGATGGGActagaactttcacttgctcgTCTTAAGGCTCTTGCAAAATTTGCTTTTGGCATGGGATTAGCTCAG GTTTTGTTGTGCACTCTTGCATTCACCGCTTTTGAGCTCCCACCAAATGGAGCCATAGGAACAAGAATTCTCGAATTCCTCTTTCATTCAAGGCCTGACTTG GTCAACATCAGAAGTATTGATGAGGCCATTGTCATTGGCGCTGCTCTATCATTGTCTTCTTCAGCTTTTGTTCTACAG CTTCTTGCAGAGAAGGGTGAGCTACCTACAAGATTTGGCTCAGCAACCTTAGGGATTCTTCTTCTACAG GATATAGCTGTTGTACCTTTACTGGTTGTTCTTCCGGTGTTGGAGAGCCAG AATCTTGTTGGGGAAAGCATCTTGCCCATGCTTGCAAAAGAAAGTGCAAAGGCTCTTGGTGGGTTGGGCATTCTCTCCCTTGGTGGAAAGTTCCTTCTCCGTAGAATCTTCGAG GTTGTTGCAGAAACCAGAAGCTCGGAAGCTTTTGTGGCCCTTTGCCTTCTCACAGTTGCTGGGACTTCACTTCTCACTCAAAAGCTTGGTTTCAGCGACACG CTTGGAGCTTTTCTTGCTGGAGCACTTCTTGCGGAAACTAATTTCAGGACACAAATAGAAGCTGATATTAGGCCATTCAGAGGTTTGCTTCTTGGTTTGTTCTTTGTAACCACAGGAACTTCCATTGACATGGAG GTTCTGTTTAGAGAATGGCCTAATGTCCTCACACTCTTGGCTGGTCTGATTGTGATCAAAACACTGATTATAACCGCACTCGGTCCCAGAGTTGGACTCACACTCCAAGAAAGCGTAAGAATCGGTTTCCTTCTTTCTCAGGGAGGAGAATTTGCATTCGTTGTCTTCTCTCTAGCCAACAG GCTAGGAGTGCTTCCACTTGAGCTGAACAAGCTTCTCATCATCGTAGTTGTTTTGTCAATGGCGTTAACACCAACACTTAACCAACTTGGAAGAAAGGCAGCTGATTTTATTGATGAGAAAATTGGTAACGAAGAG aatgaagatgaagaagtgaACTTCGACGTTAGTGAATCAATCGTCATCATTGGATTTGGACAAATGGGTCAG GTGCTGGCGAACTTCTTGTCAACGCCATTGGTCTCAGGAGTAGATAGTGATCTCGTGGGATGGCCTtatattggttttgatttaaaTCCTGCTGTAGTGAAG GAGTCAAGGAAACAAGGTTTCCCTATATTGTATGGAGATGGATCTAGGCCATCGGTTTTGCAATCTGCAGGTGTTTCATCTCCTAAAGCAATCATGATAATGTATAAAGGCAAGAAGAGAACCACTGAAGCTGTTGAGAGACTCCGTCTTGCCTTCCCTGCG ACTAAAATATATTCAAGAGCTCAAGATTTACCGCATCTTCTTGAATTAAAGAAAGCAGGAGCCACAGATGCAATTCTTGAAAATGCAGAG ACAAGTCTACAGCTTGGTTCGAAGATGTTGAGAGGATTTGGAGTAATGTCTGATGACGTGAGCTTCCTGAGTAGAGTTTTTAGAGATTCAATGGAGATTCAAGCTCAAGATGAAATCACTGCTGCTGAAACCaatgctgctgctgctgcttcaCAAGTTCCACCGCTCATGAAACCGATGCGAATGAAGGCTTCTGATACTGCAGATCTCCAGCTCGTTAAGCCAGAGCAAGTAAAAGCTTCTGATTCAAAGGTAGACTCTGCAGAAGTTCTTCAAGAAACAGATGATGGTTTGAATCAGCCTGAGACTGATAATGGGTTTGTTGGTAAAGCTGATAAAGCTCCAGAGTAA
- the LOC103839813 gene encoding peptide methionine sulfoxide reductase B3, which produces MAAVGSMQKGEEEWRAVLSPEQFRILRLKGTEYPGTGEYVDFNKEGIYGCAGCKTPLYKSTTKFNAGCGWPAFFDGIPDAITRTVDPDGRRIEINCAACGGHLGHVFKGEGFATPTDERHCVNSVSLNFTPAEPSL; this is translated from the exons ATGGCGGCTGTGGGATCGATGCAGAAAGGAGAGGAGGAGTGGCGTGCGGTTCTTTCTCCCGAGCAGTTTAGGATTCTCCGTCTGAAAGGCACCGA ATACCCAGGAACTGGGGAATACGTAGATTTCAACAAAGAAGGGATCTACGGCTGTGCAGGTTGCAAAACTCCTCTTTACAAATCAACCACAAAGTTCAACGCAGGTTGTGGCTGGCCTGCATTCTTTGATGGAATCCCCGATGCCATAACCCGAACC GTAGACCCAGATGGGAGAAGAATAGAGATCAATTGTGCAGCATGCGGTGGACACCTTGGTCATGTTTTCAAAGGAGAAGGTTTTGCTACTCCCACTGATGAACGCCATTGCGTCAACAGCGTTTCCCTCAATTTCACACCCGCAGAGCCTTCCTTGTAA